In a genomic window of Myxococcus guangdongensis:
- a CDS encoding NTP/NDP exchange transporter, whose translation MLKRFVDVRDEEVGAVLGSFVYFFTLMCGYAILRPIRNEMGTAGSVKGLPWLFTATFIVMLLAVPAFSALVARWPRRVVLPRIYRFFLVSLLVFFVLLKLEVAKEPVARVFYIWLSVYNLFVVSIFWSFMADVFASEQGKRLFGFIAAGGTTGMLVGPFLVGRLAEPVGPVNLILLSAVMLEVSAQCVRWLSRWARDVQHQPPSAEGPVGGGVLAGLKLLVASPMLLALGLQVLLYAATSTFLYFQEVQLVAQVGKDAASRTALFGDIDFYVQLLTLALQTLVTGRIISRLGLGAALAVAPVVTGLGFLGLAAVPVLGVLVAFKALRGASHYALERPSREILFTTVDREARYKSKSFIDTVVYRGSDTVSAWLQGGLTALGLGMTGLSLVAVPLAGLWLGVSLYLSREQRRLSREGGDVLAPAAPDNAAAR comes from the coding sequence ATGCTCAAGCGATTCGTGGATGTCCGTGACGAGGAGGTCGGCGCCGTCCTCGGGTCCTTCGTCTATTTCTTCACGCTGATGTGCGGCTACGCCATCCTGCGCCCCATCCGCAACGAGATGGGGACGGCGGGCAGCGTGAAGGGGTTGCCGTGGCTGTTCACGGCGACGTTCATCGTGATGCTGCTGGCGGTGCCCGCGTTCTCCGCGCTGGTTGCGCGCTGGCCCCGGCGCGTGGTGCTGCCGCGCATCTACCGCTTCTTCCTGGTGTCGCTGCTGGTCTTCTTCGTGCTCCTGAAGCTGGAGGTGGCGAAGGAGCCGGTGGCGCGCGTCTTCTACATCTGGCTGAGCGTCTACAACCTGTTCGTGGTCTCCATCTTCTGGAGCTTCATGGCGGACGTCTTCGCCAGCGAGCAGGGCAAGCGGCTGTTCGGCTTCATCGCCGCGGGTGGCACCACGGGCATGCTGGTGGGGCCCTTCCTGGTGGGACGGCTGGCGGAGCCGGTGGGGCCGGTGAACCTCATCCTGTTGTCGGCGGTGATGCTGGAGGTGAGCGCGCAGTGCGTGCGGTGGCTGAGCCGCTGGGCGCGTGACGTGCAGCACCAGCCGCCCTCGGCCGAGGGGCCCGTGGGAGGCGGGGTGCTCGCGGGGCTGAAGCTCCTGGTGGCGTCGCCGATGTTGTTGGCGCTGGGGCTCCAGGTGCTGCTGTACGCGGCCACGTCCACGTTCCTGTACTTCCAGGAGGTGCAGCTGGTGGCGCAGGTGGGCAAGGACGCGGCGTCGCGGACGGCCCTCTTCGGGGACATCGACTTCTATGTGCAGTTGTTGACGTTGGCGCTGCAGACGCTCGTCACCGGGCGCATCATCTCGCGCCTGGGATTGGGAGCGGCGCTGGCGGTGGCGCCGGTGGTGACGGGGCTGGGGTTCCTGGGGCTGGCGGCGGTGCCGGTGTTGGGCGTGCTGGTGGCGTTCAAGGCGCTGCGCGGGGCCAGTCACTACGCGCTGGAGCGGCCCTCGCGCGAAATCCTCTTCACCACGGTGGACCGCGAAGCGCGCTACAAGTCCAAGAGCTTCATCGACACGGTGGTGTACCGGGGCAGCGACACGGTGAGCGCGTGGTTGCAGGGCGGGCTCACCGCGCTGGGGTTGGGGATGACGGGGCTGTCGTTGGTGGCGGTGCCGTTGGCGGGGCTGTGGCTGGGGGTGTCGCTGTACCTGTCGCGGGAGCAGCGGCGGCTGTCTCGCGAGGGTGGGGATGTGCTGGCGCCCGCGGCGCCGGACAACGCCGCCGCCCGTTGA